The window CGTTCGATGGTCAACAGGATTAGTAGGGCAGCGGGAAACTCCACCATAGCAGAGATGAGGAAGTCGATGTAGATGTTTCCTCCCAGAATGCCCAGCCTCATGATCAAACCCTGGTAGACGACAGCACTGGTGAACCTGGGGGAGACCGAGGAAGAGCTGGTTACGTCTCGTCTTTCAGCGGTTACACGGGGATGTGGCCCAATTACAAACTCACCAGTTGTAACTGAGAATCAAAGTGTGTTTTCTCATGTTTGGGGTTCGGATGAGGTCCATGAAGGAGGCAGTGGTAGAGTCGCCGGTGTTGTTGTCCGACAGAGTCTGTGGAAACAAACACACCGTTTAGGTGAACCTGCTTCCTTGGGTCATTCTGGTTGTTGATACTCGAGTCCTTCAGAAGAGTTAGCTTTGTAGCGCATTGAAATTGTTAACGACTAATCTGTCACGCACAATCTTAAACGTTTGCCACCTACTGGTCTgatttgcagtttttttttgtgagaTATCCCTGAAATTCTGGAAAagtccaaaaaaacaaacacaacgaCTGGACATGAACGTGTAGCCTGCCTGCGAAAAATCGGTTACCTCGATGTTCTTTGACAGCGtcatcttgttttctttggccaTGGCCTCCGTGATCTCCACGGCTTGGGACTTCCTGTTCTGTGACAGGAGCCATCTGGGAGATTCTGGAATGAACCTGCAGATATGGATCAATCCTGGTGTCACCCTCCTGATGGGACATGTCACCTGACaagcttttcatttaaaaacacaaatcaggTGCTCCTCACCAGAAGTAGGACAGGAAAATAAAGTAGGGAACGGTGATGGCCACCTGTAGCCAGCGCCAGTCTGTGATGTAGTAGGCgagcagagggaggatgaggaggccgACGCTGAAGAACATCTGATAGACGACTCCAACCGTGCGTCTGAACTCCACCCCGACAATCTCTGTGACTGACAGAGTTCCAACATCGTTAAAAACGCTCAGAGAAACAATTGTAAATACAGGTTTATGGACTGACTGAGTTCCAACATCGTTAAAAACGCTCAGAGAAACAAGTGAAACCACAGGTTTACTGACTGCCTGAGTTCCAACATCGTTAAAAACGCTCAGAGAAAAAGGTGTAAACAAAGgtttactgactgactgagtTCCAACATCGttaaaacaaatataaacacagGTTTACACTTGTTTCTCAGCGAATCAAGTGTAAACCTGCTGCGAGTGGAGCGTACGTACTCAGCACGTATCCCGCCATCCAGCCTCCCTTCACTCCGAACCCGTACAGGACTCTGAAGACCAGGAGGGATGTATAGTTTGGAGCGAGGGCGACCACCATCCCTGTAATCCCGTTCAACAGGCTTGACACCAGGAAGCTAATTTTCCTGCCAAACCTGTCGACAAACAAAATCACAAGTCaggttaaaatatttaaaggaTATTGTATTCATATTTCATCATtaaatcaccatggcaacggagATATACTTACCTATCGGCCAGGTAGCCAATGGCAATGCTTCCGATCAGGAAGCCCACGTTGACTGATAGCTGAAACATGTCAACCCACCAGCTATCGGAACACACCAGGTCAAACTGGAACGACAAACAACTCTGGTTACCAGTTTGTCATCAATCAGTGACGTGCGGTcactgaccaaaaaaagaaagtgtacttaaataaatattaatattttccactgatatgtgttaaaaatgcatttggagtatgactacACATTTTTGCCATTCTATTGAGTAATAATTGCCGAATTTGAGTTTTTCCAATCAAATCTagggcagaaaccccgggtgaGGCTGGGGCCAACtgtgcctcacgtctgactgcacgatccaaaactgggttgcatgacgtgtgccagttttggttcctcagcatatcgctaatatgaactttacagaaatagtCGTTATACACCAAGACTTTCTGCTGTCTATGTAATGTcttttatgcatgtgtgagagaactattcctgctgatcgcacaataaagtgcagagaaaagtcagcaggtgaggccgGCAGGACTCTTACCTTCGcaaatatgttcctgtgtatatgtttgtgagtgtaattaaaagaggaatgctgatgggatatgaagcattattaGGAGTTGTActctgttggaaaaatggtgaaataagatgctttttccAGTTCTTAcaatcgtaaatctgactcttgaggagtcagtgcctcagcagccatgaacctcaccgcacgtcactCTCATCGATCATACAGTTTTGACTGGTAAACAATGTGCACTGCAGCCGAAATTCTAAAATCAGATGTCCAAATTACGTTTCTAACCTTCATGCAGGTATTACGCTGCAAAAagggttaacctaaccctaacccttagggTTAAAGTGCAATGGTGTGGAAAAAACGTCTTCTTGAGGAAGTGGAtctggtgttgtttttttgtgcgcTGAATAATCAAAAATAATTCCTATTTCCTCaaaatgtgatatttttacTGCACTTATCGAAAAGTTACCATCAGTGTTGCACATGCGTTCATATTTTGCTTTCattcatgtatttatttgttttgtcatGCGTGTCCACGTGGATGAAAACGTCCCACCTCAGTAACAAACGACTGCCGGCCCTCGTAATCGTACTCCCAGCCCTCCTGGCAGGACCGGGTGGAGGTTCTGTTCAGGTTCGGGGTCTGCGTGTCACAGGTCAACTCCGTGGAGTTCCAGTCCAGGTCGAACTGCGTGCAGGTGCTGGGCTGCAGCGTCCCGGAGCTGTTGTCCAGTGGAAGCGTCAGCCTGCGGGTGTGTTCCAGGCTCCAGCCGCAGGTCTGCCTCCGCTCCGCCACCGCCGAATCCCGGCACCAGTGGTCCGGGGTGAAACCCTGGAAGACGATGCCCACGTAGACCCCAGCCCAGGGCACGGACAGCATGCACATCAGGACGAAGATTCGCTTCTGAAAGCGGCCAAACTTGCCAGCCTCCTCCAGGATGTCATCAAAACTGGTCATGGCTGCTGTTTCTGGACCGGTTCGTGTGTTTGAGCACTGGTTTATCAGAAATTCCAGTTTTTAAGTGCTGCCATGGGTGCAAAGGGCATTTACAGAACAACTACACGCACTTTCATGCACAGAAGGTCAACCTGAAGCCGTAACCTCGGTCAATAATTAAATGTTCCCGACGCATATTGAGATTTGACATTAATCTGTAGTCAGATAAATATAATCATTTAAGTCCATCCAACAATAATTACCTACATTATTAGTTTTGGCCAATATTTCAGTCTATTATTTTAAGAAAATACACCCCCGTTAGCAAGCAGAAACGCAGGCGAGGGAATCAAACACACCAGGACCGGGATTCACAGCAGATGTAAACATCTGATTTTTGGGGAATTTCAGAACTTGTTAGAGTCAGACGGTCCAATCCCAGACCCACATCTGAAGTTAATTCCAACAAATTCAGATCTGATCTCAAAACTAGTTTTTAATCTATACCTGATTAAAGAACAAATGCAGTTAACAGTGGCTcttatttattcaaataatgcgttttattttttacatcacTGCTtttaaaataggaaaacagGCAAAtagctgaaaatgaaaacagacatgaccaacacaaacatgatcACACCAGTACCGAACCATCAGAAAGCTTTTGTGCTCTTCAAAGTCTCTCCAAACCtacattattttgaaaattaGACCAAAATCACATCCCAAACTGGTTTGATGTGattaaaaacccccaaaacaaccCATGAGAGACAGTTCAGAACTCTGAGAATGAAGCTCAAACTTTGGTGCTGAACCCTGCAGAAACAGACTTCCTGCCTGCTCATTTGGGATCTAAAAAATTCCTCATTTGGGATTCTTGTCCAAGTCCTCTCATCCGATTGGTCGGTTTTGctgttaaaaacaacagaagcCAGCAAATATATTCTTCTGATCCTTCTGTATAAAAACAGTGAAGTTTCCAAAGTTTTACTTGGATGAACtaaaaagatgatttttttgTGGGTTGCCAACTtcaggcttttgttttgttttgactgcagatgaggtcatgtgaccaataCTGTATCATATCAAAACACTTGCGGTGACATTAACACCTGCAATTAAACTAATTATTGGTTATATTTCTATAAAATCAACAATCAGACTCATTGATTGCAGCCTGAAAGAACAACCAAAGTCTAAACACTGCAAGATTTTATTTGGGGGTCTTTTCAAACTTTCAAACTGAAAGTAAAAGCAACATCAGGGATTAAAAGTATCTTTACACATTTTGATGGTAAAACTTTTAGAAATTTACTGGTTTTATATGCATCATTCCAGTGAATATCCATATTGTATCCTCATAAATTTGCACCTTTTATTAAAaagattttttcccctctaaatATTTTTAAccatatttaatttaaaaaaaaataattatacaCGAAACCAAACAACCTTTAGCGCTGCAGAGAATATGGCTtgtggcaggagaggagaatTTTAACCCAAAAAACAACCACCCAACGAGCCGGCTCCAacctgtcctcatctgtccattCACACCTAAGGCCACctttattttcacacacacacacacacacattgatcaGACATTAAAATGATCATTGAAACACGAGTGTGAGCGATTCACCGATGAAGACAAaccagacaaaaaaacaaaaaacaaatccacaTGACAGAACATCTGTATATTCGAATGTACAACATCTCTGATGAAAACGAGACAAGTGAAATCTATCGTTGACGCTTCAAAGAAATTCGTTAAATCGTCGTCAGGAAGGCATCGCGCTTTCCTCTCCAccgggagaagaaagaggaacaaTCTGCTCTGGTAGCAACTGTAAACAGCCAGACAAGCGCGCGTCTTCATTCCCTTTAGAAACAACCTCACCGTCTCCCTCCTGGGAAAGAACCTGTCCCCCCcctttaattttctcatttttctttgatagCTTCAGATTTCCCTCCACGATTCTGCGATAGTTATCAAATAGCGTCCCGACGGAACGTTCCCAGTCTGAACTGACACCTTTGATTTTGAGATGACGGATGCTACAGTAAGGTGCTAAAGCCATGGCGTGCTTTCAGAAGGAGAACATTACAGAATCGGTTTGttgaaaaagggtttttttttttttccccagtccGGTCGAGACTTTGAGCGGCGCCGTCTGTATTTGATAAATGTGGCAGAACGTCCGTGTTTCTATAGAACTAGGAGAAAATTACCTGAAGAGCATTTTAAATAATCAGctattaataaataaagaagacGCGCTACCAGCAGGAGTCAGCATGGACTAGATAAAGGTGCAATCCGCCAAataagcccccccccaaaaaaaaaaagaatcccagaAAAGAGGAACTACTTTTTACAGTTGGCGTTTCATTGTTGCTGCTTTGACGGACACATTCACTGAGAGAAGAGTTCGGATTGGAAGGTGAGGAGAGCGAGGACAGAGTGACATCACACCCTGAGGAGGTCCTCGTCACTGTCGTCCTCCTCTCGTTTCCTGTTGGCTGCCACGCTGTTGCCGTGGGTGACAGCGGAGAAACGGAGTTTACCGCTCTTCTTTCTGTCCGACTCCTCCAGGAGCCCCACGAGGTCCTCGTCGCTTTCCTCCTGAAAGCCAATGGCGGGTGATTGGCCAATAATCAAGAACATCCGATACAATACAGCAGCACTGCAATACCCGCAATCACCACAGGGGGCGCTAAACAGTCACAACTGATACAGGAAGTGGTGCTCACCTGAAGGAAAACGCTGCGATGGGCCGCCGAGCCTCTGGAGGCGCCGGGTGGTTTGAGCACACGCACACCCGGGACGCTCAGCACCTCGTCCTCGCTGTCGTCCTCCTGGTCGTCCAGGGTGAAGGAGCGCAGGCCGTCCGCGTTCACCGGCTTGGTTCTGATGTGGCCATTGCTGTGGTGACTCCGGCCCCGCTGGGAGGATAAGGTAGaggatgtgggcggagcctcaaGCTCCTCCATCAAccactccatctcctcctcgccAGCATCTTCATCCATGTTGACCTTAGGACCAAAAGCTGGTTTAGTCCTCACACAGGAGAGGCGCTTCGTTGCTGCTCAATAATGTTCAGTCAGAATGTGTTGGGGTGGAACAAGAATACAAACTAGAGAATAGGAACATTTCAGCAAAGGAACACGATGGATGTCGGGTTTTGAAAAGTGCTGCTAAAGACAATAGGTCCGACCCACCTTGGAGTACTTATAAGAGACTTGATTTGCCCTCCTGCAGCAGTTGGCCACTTTCTGGATCACAAGCTCCCTGTCAGCAAATGAGACgagtttaaaaaacaaaacaagaacaaaatgaGGACTAATAAGTCTAAAATATGACGTCCATCAACCTTCTTTCTCGTTTGTGGAGCAGAAGTCCCAGGAGAGAGATGGTCAGCCCAACCAACAGGACGGTCAGCACCACCCCCAACGCTTGGCTCCGCTTCAGCAGAGGCAACGTCCCGCCGTCATCGTCCGCTGAACTTTCCACAGTTCTGTCGTTTGTGCACGAGAAGTTGTTCTTTCACATTCATCCTTCCTGAAATTTACCATCCAAGACTCAAAGATTCCTCACGTTAGAACGCAGACGGCGTCCGTGTGCCACACAAACAGATACTGGCATTCGTCCGTCTCCAGCATGAACTCGGGGATGCCGACGCCCGCCGAGGGGCTGCAGTGGAACATGATGGTGGACGACACCGTCTTGGAGTCCACGCGGCCGCAGGTGGAGATAGACGGCACCACCACGTCCAGAGCTGCGCCTAAGGGACGAGCGAGCCTGGGTTAGATGTGCGGGGTGGCCCAGGGTCAGAGCAGTCCGCCCAAACCTACCTTTGATGTAGTACTTGGCTTCACTGGAGAAGCCGATCCTGCGGTTGTATTTTCCGTTGATCTTGACCTGGCAGATGTTGGCGCCCACACAGCTGGGCAACGAGTCATTGGTGAGGCCCGACAGCTGGATGTGGTAGATGTAGCTATCGCCATTGGTCCGGATGTCTCCAGACGCCTGATGGTGGCTGAAAGGCCAGACGAGTGTCGGTCCGTTAGTAGGGCTGAAGAATAGGGCCAGGAATGAACGGATGGAGGAAGAATGGGGCCTCACCTGAAGTAGAGCGCCCCCAGGCTGAGGCTGACTCCCGAGTCGGGAACCTCAATGGTTCCATTCACCATCTCCACCTCGCGCTGCTTCACCGCGCACGCCAGCCGCGTCTCCCAGCCGATCACAAACTCACACGTGGCTTCGTCGACACTGCGGGACGCGCAACAATCGGCACTTTAGCCTTTAAAGCTGCGCTCGACAACTTCAATCATTGTTATTTTTTCCACGACAGAACTTTTCCAGAAATTTGCAAATACCCAGAaaaactggtttaaaaaaatgtcGCAACACTGGAAATGATAGATTGttacataaccccccccccccccagtaaatGTCCTCTGTGACGCTCATGCAGGACATCTTTTAACTCTGGAGACAAACACTCAGTCCGACATTAACTCAAGTTAAAAATGAGAAGTAAATCAGTGGCACTTCAGATCGTCAGTTGCCACATCTtcctccatgtgtgtgtgtgtgtgtgtgtgtgtgtgtgtgtgtgtgtgtgtgtgagacctgaTAAGCACTGGGCGTCCCACGGTGGAGCCACAGCTCAGCCGGATCTCAGTTGTGGCTTTCACACCTTTCCCGCAGACGTCGTCTCCAGCGGCATAATTGACCGAGATGTCTCCGTCTGCAGGAGAAGACGGAGACACTCAGAAAGAACCTCCGACGGTTTGATGGAAAAGAACCAAGTTTGCCACAAATGTTTCACGGTAGTTTCATGCCGTCACCCACCGTTGTAGTTCATTCTCTGAGTGAAGACCCGGCCCAGGACCTGGGTTTTTCCTGCTGCCGAGCGCCGACACACGGCTGCATCTTCTGGACAACCTGTCGAGCCTCCGTGGACACCCTTACACAGGTTCATGAAGTACCTGGGGACACAGTGAAAGTGTGGATTCAGTGACGAAGTTGTTGCCCCTGAATCAAAGAGCTGTTGTGATGACTATTTACACAGCatcgtttctgtgtgtgtgaggtttccGTCCACTTACGAGTCTCCATGGTGGCCGAACTTCCAGGGCTCGGTCATGGATGAGAGGGAtcggaggtcaaaggtcagatgccGGCTCACCAGTTTGCAGTCCATCTTTTTGGGGGGACAAACGACGCTGGTCCGCCACTCAAACGTGGCTAAACAACCTGCCGTCTCTGATAGCAACTGTGGGGTCCCGTGACCCGCAGAATAGTCGCAGATGAATAATATGGAGGATCGGCGTTTAGCAGAAGCTGGAAGAGGCGACAAAAATGAACAAAGGGTTGAGGCGAGTCCTCGGGTTGTTCTTGGTTCTAACATAATAAATCCAGTTAGGTGTTAGCTAAACAAGTTCAAACCAAAATTCACAGTGACCCACAGAGTTCATTTGTTCCTGTGCATGCTTCTGCACTTAGGCATGCACTTAggcatgcaccccccccccccccccccctcagtaGAGGGCGTCCACAATTTGAAAGTAGGTCAAATCAGCTGCTTGTTATCTGGCAGAATACATCATTTGTGTTCCGTCACCTTCGGTGCAGAATCCCCACTTCCCATCTGTGTCATAACTGGCGGTGGTAGCACACCACTTCCTGCCCTCCGTCCTTCCGTCTTTAGTGCACTCTTTGTACAACTTCTTCATGAATGTGAAGGGAAGCACGCAGACCTCGCCATCGCTTGTCACTGTAGTGGAAGTGAAGACCATTACTTTCAAATCATGGTTTGGATACGAGTCTGTGATTCTGATCCAAAAACTCACTTGGCGAGCAGGCGTCTCCTTCTCTGTATTCCATCAGTATTCCCTGATTGTCGTGTTTAAAGTCCATCGTCATGACTTTACTGATGCCATAGGATGACACCATTTTCTCTGGACCTGAACCAGACACTCGACACACCGCGCTGTTCTCACAGGACGGCTCTGTTACCGAGCCGCAGACATTGATGTGATAGGTGCCGGAGCTGGTGGGGACCTGAGGTACAGAATCGTCTGTTTACTACAACACTGTAAATAACCACATATTTGGACACAATTTTAAGATCAAACTATATTTTCATTAGTTTAAAAAACACTGTCGACATAAAGAGGGAAAAAGCAGCGTTCAACGCCGCCGCTTTTATACGTCGGTGCTACTGACCACAAACAGAAATCATCGTCTGTACATCTATCCAATATCAGCATAGACAACCCATATAGTCACCTGGACATCACCcgacaggacagacaggtcaAAACTGAACTGGAGCTGAGAGTCATTGAGCTGGCAGCCGCTCATGCTGGTGGCGTCTGAACAGACAATGGGAGTGGCCCACTCGAACAGATACACACATCCCTGCAGCCTGAGCATCTGAGGGGAGCCCTGTTCAGAGGACAAGCAGAGGTTAAAGATGTGCTCAGAGgagtgcagcagcaggggggggcAGCACTCACCAGCTCCAGGCCTCTCTGGCAGGTGAAGATGATGGTAGATGTGTAGTTCCTGGACGGATCGGCTGCACACTTGGTGTAGCTCAGGTAGGTTATGGAGACTTTTCCCGTTGCTTCGTTGATCTCGGGGCCGCTGGTCGTTCGACCGATGTCCTGCGAAGGAGAGCGAGATCGATTACAGGAGAAACAAAACAAGCGTTTGGTCTCAAAATGATCAGAACATGATCAAAACGAATGAGTACAACGTCCAACAAAGCAGATGAACGTAGAGTGAATCAGTTTTACCACAGGAGGTCCGTCATCGGGGTCCATACAGACGGCAGCTCCAGGGGGGCAGTTGACCCCTGGGATGGGGTTGAGGGGCTGACAGACATTGATGTAAAAGTCTGGAGACCCAGAACTTTGTTCCACGGCTTCGTACGTGGCGGTGTAATAACCAGTGGCGTGGATCAGAGGCGTCAGCTCGATGAGATCAGAGCCATTCTGGACTGAACACTTTGCCTGAACAGGTAACAGAACGGTAAGAGAGCTTAGACACGGTCATTAGTGCTCAGATTAATCAGAAAACAAACGTACAGTCTGTTCGCAGAGCAGCGGAGtgtggaaggagaagaagtgCGTGCAGGTCTCAGAGTCGGAGTAGATCAGAACAGGTTCTGGATTAGCTGATCCCATTTTCGGCAGCCTAGGGAACAGAAGGATGATGTGAACATTGAGAGTATTAAGACGGCAGGATTTCTCTCTTCTGTCATCTGACCTGCAGATGAAGTGGATGACTGTTTTGTGCTTCAGTTCAGGGTTTGCTGCGCACGGACTTCCTCCTTCGTATGTCAACTCCACAACCTGATCTTTGTAGGAGAGCTTCTTGCTCATCTGACCGCCGCTTGTGGCCGTGCGGGCGTCACTAATGCAAACAGCTACAACAGAATAGTTATAACGGTTAATTTAGTTTGGaaacaaaaaggacaaacaGGTCAAAATCCTGGAAAAATTTAAATGAGCACATTTAAATGCAAGTGTGAGAATTCCCTTGTGCACTAAACTGGTTGGCTGGGAAACGCCCAGTGTTACATCACAGCTGCAGGCTGGGGGCCTAAACAGCTTCTCCTTTTCGGTCCTCTCAGTGCGTGTTTTGTGAATGCGGTCCTTTTATTTTCCCCAATTCCTTGCCTGCACTAATCTTTTAAAAGTCCCTGTTGTTTGCTGGTATGAACTGAGGTGGAGGAATGTGCAGAATAGTCACGGCAGTCAATAATTCAACAAAAGGCAGAATATCAAGTGCCTTACGCGTCATGTGTTACACAAACCACACAAATGAGTGAGCCATAATAAAGAGTAACCAGGAGTTGTGCCAGTGAATTCTTTATGATTCCCAATGCATTATTTGTTCTTACTGGATAAAAATATGATCAACTCCATGTTAAATATGGAAAGGTTTTAAGATATTTATGCATATTGGTGGCACATATTACTGTAGTTTAGTCCAGAGtatataaatgaaaataaagacacaccAGCATTGGGACCACAACCAGCGTCAGGCAAGGTTCCACAGATGTTCAAGCGGAACATCTTCCTCTGGTCACGATGATCGTACACAGTGTAACCTCCGACCTTTGTCAGGGTGCTGAGATCAAACTGATGACCTGCAGGACATAAATGGCAGAGGATCGACGGTTATGCCACGTTTTCTCAACTGAACCAGGCCTTGAATTCAGATCCTCGTGGACGTGTGAATGTCGGACCTGTGGCGGGGTTGGAGACCCTGCACTCGTCCTGCTGGGTG of the Takifugu flavidus isolate HTHZ2018 chromosome 19, ASM371156v2, whole genome shotgun sequence genome contains:
- the LOC130515824 gene encoding solute carrier family 22 member 2-like, giving the protein MTSFDDILEEAGKFGRFQKRIFVLMCMLSVPWAGVYVGIVFQGFTPDHWCRDSAVAERRQTCGWSLEHTRRLTLPLDNSSGTLQPSTCTQFDLDWNSTELTCDTQTPNLNRTSTRSCQEGWEYDYEGRQSFVTEFDLVCSDSWWVDMFQLSVNVGFLIGSIAIGYLADRFGRKISFLVSSLLNGITGMVVALAPNYTSLLVFRVLYGFGVKGGWMAGYVLITEIVGVEFRRTVGVVYQMFFSVGLLILPLLAYYITDWRWLQVAITVPYFIFLSYFWFIPESPRWLLSQNRKSQAVEITEAMAKENKMTLSKNIETLSDNNTGDSTTASFMDLIRTPNMRKHTLILSYNWFTSAVVYQGLIMRLGILGGNIYIDFLISAMVEFPAALLILLTIERIGRRLPFATANIVAGASCFITAFLPDSMFWIKTTVACIGRLGITMAFEMVVFINTELYPTVIRNLGVSVCSTLCDIGGMVSPFLLYRLAVIWLELPLIIFGALAFVAGGLVLMLPETRGLPLPDTIDDIEFPDRNKYNSVMKEQPLTTPLTDNEVTTNKDPATV